CAGGACTTGGGGAGTGGGGACTCGCGCTCGCGGAGTCACGGTGATCTGGCCCTCTTTTTGCGTGCCACGGACGTGAATGGTTGGCGTGCTGGCCGCAGGTCGCAGGCCACGGCAAATGCCAAAGGGCCATACGGCCGGCCAAAAACAGGTAGCAGCCCAGATGCAAGGTCCAGGCAACGATTCTATGCTTCTCCTTCCTCTAAACGCCGGCTGAGGCTTCATTGCAGCGAAAGTTCATTTTTCTTGATATCTTTGCGGTAGAGAGTGATTTAGAGGTGTAAATCACTGGAAATTCAAGGTATGGCAAGTGTCTTCTCCGCAGTCGAAgttacttttgtttttatttgttaCTGATATGTGCAGTCTGCATGTGCATGTGTCAATGCTAGCCTGGCACATATAGCAGGTCAACCACAAAGGAATCAATCCGCACGGCATAAAGTCAAGAAgagccgagctagctcggctcTAAGATACCAACGAGTAAAATCTGCGCGGATATAGGTATCACAAACCCGCACCTGGCGAACGAGCCAGTAGCTCAGTGGTAGTACTCGCAGTGGCGAGTCTGCCCGCCAGCGTTCGATCCCCGGCGATCGCAACGCTGGTGTCGCACCCAGGTGTGTGCTGTGCAGCACCCAAATATAAACAGTGCCTCTCACGCGTGATGCCACAATAGGATTGTGACGTGCCCGTCGCCTACGGAAtcagtggatttcggtgatctcAACAAGGACGCAGTCTTCAGATCTGAGTGTAGTTGTAGGTTTGTTTGTACACGGGTGGTGTGAGTAGTGTGCGTGTGTTGAGTGGACGTGCGTGTGTACGAACAGATGCTACAGCTGTACCCAGATGAGTGGCAACCCAAAAAAAAACCCGCACCTGTGAGAATTTTTCTGTGCTCGCACCTGCCACCTGCCAGGAGCCGCGACACCGCGAGTGGAGGAGTGAGCGGGGACGACGGCGGGGAGGCGAGGTGCCGGGGTCGTGGGGATGTGGGGAGACTGGCGACCGGCGTTGGAGGGTCGCAGCCACGAGTGGGGGCGTTGAGGAGCCGGCATCGGGGACGGGGAGCCACAATTAGGGGCGTCGGGGAGCCGCGCCGCGCTCGCCGCGAGTGGAGGAGGCTGGATGCCTAGACCACTGGAGGCACGATGCTGCCCACGACCTCGAAGTGGGAAGGCGCCAAGGCGGGGTCGGGTGGGTGAGGGTTACGGGTGACGGCTGCTGGTGGGGGATTGTGAATTTTGAATGAGTGAAACCTAGAATCTGAAGGTTATATACCTCTTCAGCAGTGACCTCACATGTCAGTGCGGATTTTACGGTTTTGCGGGTGTGGGCATGCTCTTTTCTTGCCTGTCTACCTTTGCCTGTTTGGACACAACTCTATACCTGCGCCCGTGCTCGCAGGCAAAGGTTCGTGCCCGTATCCGTGCCTAGGTCGGGTGCCAGCAGGTACGTGGGTTTTTTCTCctcgttgccatctttactcgGCTCATATAGCAGGTCATGCTATGCTAGACCTCAATGTGAGGCTTGTAGCGTTAGGTCTAGGATTTTTTCATAGGTAGATGCACGAAGATTTTTATATGCAATTGGAGTCGGTAAACAACCGTATAATGTGCTGTGATGTTCAGTAGATCCGTAGGTCTGTAGATGGCACGGTCTCTGCGCTCCAGTGTCGTCTTTGTTGTTGGAACTGTTTAGTAGAtctgtgcattttggttggaagGAGATTTCAGAGATTAGAGTACGGCACTTGCAAAATGTTCTTTGGTTTCAGAAATCAAATTTGTAATTTGGGAGCATAAATCTACTTGCAGTAGCCTGACATACAAAGCATAGTTACAAATCATCATAAGTTGGCCCTGCGTTCATTTTAGACAGCTAAAAATCGACCAAATTATAGCGGACAGCATAGCACAAGCTCAAGAACGATTGAACGAACAATGAACTAGGCAACCCAaagatcaaaaaaaaaaaaaaagtgcatGACTGCATGAGCTAAACTGAAGGTCAGTTTTGCTCTTTCCATTATCtaacattcaaaatttagaacTATTTACACCAATGCACAGCCAAGGTGAACTGAAGACCCCACACCACCGATCTAATTTTGGTGATTTTCACTCGTTGAATCTGCAACCTTGAACCAGAGTTAGTTCTGAAGATCACAGATTTTCAGCTAAGCAAAGCTCTACCTACTAGGAGTCTAAGGACAGTCACGCCTCCACCTGCTCTTGGACCGTAGCAAGAGAAACGTTGGACCATAACTGAACAGACCTTACTCAGAGTCTCACATCAAACATATCAATATCTGACAGGAATTGCTAACAGCTGGATCCACACCAACAGACAGCAAACAAGTTCCTGGCAGATGACTGAAGGCAACAGTTGGATTCAACACAATTGTGTGGAAGCACCTAGCTCAACTCAACCGTAGATTGCTGTAACAAAGAGCAATAGTCTATGGCTAACCATAATAAAATCATCTTTCACAACAATGCTAAAGTACTTCAAACAATCAGCATCTACAATGAACTTTAAGCTCTGTTCTAGCAAACAGTCTCCTACAAAAACATTTCAGTTACTGTTCAGAAGTACAGTGAGAAAATCTGGTTTGGAAACTAGATATATCATGAGATCAGCATTAAGATCTGACTGTAATTTGCACCGGGCATTGAATGCCAAGCTAAGAAATAACAAAGCCACAGGACTAGCTAATACATCATATTAGAGCATCAAAGGAAAGGGGTGTCCACAAATTGCCAAAACTCCTACGCAAGCATGGATTGGTCACTGGCCAACACCATAAACAAAACTAGGAAGCTCCCAAAGGCTTTGCAGTTGCCTCCACGGGGCACGGGGTAAATTCTTTTCTGCACTGTTAGTACACAACTTTGGGTCAAGCACCACCTGACCAACTTCGACCACACTCCAACGTTCATTAGAATCTGCAGACGGGTTGGCAATGTAAATACAGTTCCTTTTCCCACCCCATTTCTCGGGACCCAGGCAAGAAAATGTTGGATTCCTCCTATCAAAACTAACAAAGAGGGCATTGTCTCCCAGATCATCCACTTTTACCCACTTAGCTGGTTCAACTTGAAAGTCGAGGCGAAATACATTAAAGGTTCCAGATAATCGAGAAAAGGGATCGATGCTTACTGAGAAGTAAACCAAGAGAAGCATGTCACCACAGACCACCAACCATGGTGCATTCCACAGGCCTAGAAACATGTCCGCATCCCAGACAACTGCTACTTCCTGCATGCTGCGCTGAGGTTCCAACTGTATTCTGTGGAGCCTCTGAAGGGAGTCAATGGCAAATATCTCACCTTTGAAGGACACGATTTGAACAATGTATTGGACACCCAAAGGGTGCTCAGACCAAAAGTCAGATCCAACCTGCCACTGAAACATGGATGATCTTGAGCAAAAGAGGAGACGGGAATTAGATAAATTGATTGGAGCTACAAGTGCTCCATAGTAGACATTGCGGTTGTCAGTGAATTTAAGCTTGGGAGGCCGCACGGTAGCACCACTGTACACATTGACAAGGAGGCATTGCTCCATATTGGAGAATATAAGATAGCCATATGAGCAGCCCAAATACTGCATGTGGACCTGAAGGTTTTGGGGTGCTGAACAGCTGAGGGAGGAGGTTTGCTTCGCAGGATCAACAAGCTGCCAACTGATATTGGATAAAAGACTATGCTTGATGTACCTGCAATGGGGATGAGAATCATAATCATCTGGTCGAAGGTGGAGAGGTGGGATGTTGAAGGTAAATAAAGGTGGGAGGGAAGAGAGCACAGCGCGCCAAGAGCGGCAGGTGCCAATGAAAGCAAGGAGGTCATGGAATGAGCTAACGAGGACAATTATTTGGAGAAGCAGGCTGTCCAGGAGATCTGCCCAAACATCAGGGCTAGGTGCGAAAGAGCGGGTAGAGCTTAAGGCATGGCAGGTTTTCTTGGATGAGCTTTCTGCAACGGCGACTTCCCTGTCAAACACAGAAAATTCAATGCTGATGGATTAATGGGACGAATATGACAAATAAAATAATGTTAAAAATGCAAAATGCTCTTGCCATAGACCAAGGCAGATAAGGAATATCCATTTCATTAAACTCCAGAATAGGATGTATATAAGCATGCCAAACATCAATCAAAGCAAATTACGACAATACCACCCGCAACTTGCACATCAGCATAGATATATTTCTTAGTAGCCTGAGGAATCCATGTATTTTTTTTCCATCTCTCATGATGGCGACAATACTTTGAATCAGGTACCCCAAAGACATAAAAAATCAACTCATCAAGCAATGAGAATTTTGAAGTTAAattaaaaaaggaaaagaagttTCCATTATTATCTGGATAGTTCAGGCTACTCAGGGGCAAACTGGTACATTGAGCAGCTGAATTACACCTTTGGCCTTTGCTAAATCTCAGAAAACCATGCAATTAGTTTCAgctaagattttttattttttcaaattTTAATAGTTCCATCTGCTGAGCTCTTCCTGGACCCCTGTGCTATCACGAAACGAGAACCACATGATGTACTAAAGGTCTACAAGGCACTAATTTATCTGAACTCCAGTAAGGATGTCTTAGGAGAGGCGAGAATGCAGTAACCTGGTACACTAGACACGTTAAGCAAGCTCGGAGGCCACATAAACGTAGTATTTTCCAAGGTAATACAACTGACACGCTTTAGCAGTCCACAACAAACAACAGACAAGAAAACTGTGATTTCAGTGAGCATGAGGCATTTTAGGCAGCGAGATAAGGGCATGACCATTAACGAATCCATGGCCGAATAGCACACAAACCAACACGAGGGCACGATACACGAGAGACTATTGCTTGACGCAAGATATATAGGGTCCCTAGTCCCTACCTGCTGGCTGCTTCAATCTGTCCCCACATCTACCCAACGAAACAAAAAGAGGCATGGAGCGAGGTGCGAGGGTTAGGGCAAGGAACGCAGGCGGACCTGAGAGCGTTGGATTCCAGCTGAAAGGGCTCTCCTGGagaaggcagcggcggcggcggccggccatGGGTGACCTGTGTGTCTGTGCGTGTCACACGAGTCGGCAGGGAGGAGACCAATGAACAGGCAGAGCGGCTGTTCTGCTGTTGGAATCTCGGCCTGTTTGCTTggggtcgtaaacgatcataaatttccagccagaatagtatttttctctcacaccaaaccagtcagcagtaataatccacgatcgtatacgatcgtatcagcaccagccgaacaggctgctagcAGGTGGGCTGGACGGGAAACTCGAAGCTGGTTAGCTGCTGAGCCGAGACAAGGTTTCAGCGCATTAGTATAACGAGTCGAGCACTAGCTCACAAGCTGTTCGTGAGCTCAACGAGCTGCACCTCCAAGTTTGGAGTCGAGGAGTAAGCTTCGTGGACGAGGAGCTAGCACTCGGTCTTTAGCGAATCCCACCCTGTCCATGGACGTGGTGGTATGTTGAATTTGCTTCATTCATTGATTGGTCTGTAGGTTATGCCGTTACAGGAATAATTGCTATCTAGATTATTTAATTATTGCTATCCAGATTATTCAATTATTGCTACCTAGATAATGAATTTATCCCCAAAAATTAAGAATGTCATACTTATTTTTTTAATGCAATAGCAATAATTCAGCTATATATTAATACATTTTTTGTCCTTAGCTCACGAGCCAAACGAGCTAGCTCAAGCTTTTTCCCGAGCCGAGACGAGCTAGCTTTTTAGCTCGTTAggtataacgagccgagccgagccagctcgATATCCAGGCCTACGGGTGGCTAATGGACCGAACCTTGGGGATTTGTTgggctgttttttttttgaacatgGGCTGATTTAGCCCATGGATTTCGGGCGCACGAGTTTGTTGTGTTGAGAGGACTCAATTGGCTGGGCCCAACACAAGCACGTTGCAGAGGCGACAGGTGAGGCCCATCAGCATCAGGACGAAATGGAAAAGCGAACAAGGCAGGAGACGGAGTGCAGTACTGCAGTAGCATAAACGAAATCAATGTATGACTGATAATGTTGTTTAGGATTAGGAAAAGATTTGGTCAGACCTCAATGCCTTTTTTTCgaggacaacaaacatttttgTAACTACTGATGTTCTATATATTGTTCAGTATGGGATGTACATGTAGTTCCACTGTTTGGATAAGGGCTCGTTCAGAGTTTTCTGGATGCAGCAGAAATAAATCCGACTTCCGAACCAGTATTAGTATATCAGGAGTACATAATTGTCATGAAATCAGCATCAACTAGGAAGACAAGTATtattaagaaaaaaaatacaGATCACCGACTAGTAACAATTAGTAACCAATAGCTAGTAGTAAAAGTAAGACCGATAAAAAGTGCCCAAGTACATTTATAGTTCTGAAACACTAGAGGGTAGCGTCACATATCAACACAAACCACAAAATCATAATGAGTTGGGAAACCGAATTCATTTGATAACTAATATAAATAAAGCCGTACATGCACATGTCAGTCGCCTTCCAGTATTAATTGAAACCAAATAATAACAGAGAATACACAGCTAGTGAAGAGAGGAAACACTCTGCCTCATTTCCATGGCAGTTAGAAACCTGAATGGCCAGCCAATCCACAGAACCAAACTGGAATGTGTAGCATGAACTGATCAAACATCTTCATGCTCATGCAGATCACagacgaaacaaaaaaaaaacagacgaGACTGCTAAATTCCCTTCAAACAAGCATCTCAAGCTGTAAATAATATACAAATACAAATGGGGTACAAGCCAAGTCCTtccaaatatatattttttttatccaAAGTGTGATTCATGCAGCACAAAGCGACTGCTCCATATAATCATGGACTTGAAAGGAAATTGACCGATTCTTGTTTAGATTATACTGAAGAATTTGTTACATAAGCATCACAGTTGCAAATTGGATTATGACTCCATTTACCACTTTATATGGAGCCAAGTCGAGTTAGAAATCGTTTTGTAATGCATTCAGTCTAATTTGAGTCTAACCTAGGTGAAGCTAAAATGCTAAATTTATGACTTCAGTGCACCACTGGCAGTCACCAAATTTGAATATTAATCTCGTGCACAGCGCaataggtacttaatgagccaaatGGTGTCAAAAGGTCATATTTATTCTACCTTTTGAGTTTTGAGCAATCAGGTTAATTCTCAGGTTTACAGGAACGTCAAGCAGCTTTCTTCAGTTAAAAAGCGAAAGATGTATGTTCCAGAATAAAATGTTGTATGCCACAAATATATTGCAAAGAAAAATGGTAGTAGTACCCAAATGTTGCTTCATCCAAAATAGGATCAAATAGAACAAAATGGGAGGGAAGATTTATTGGAACTATAGGACGAATATTTGCAGGTGTATATGGGAAAGCTAGCATCATTCTCCCTTCATTTTTTGCAGCAACAAACTAGAAATATTTTAGCACTTGAATTTGAGATGAAACACCTTCAAATTGAAATAAAATATCAAAATGCAGAGTGCATACAAAGAAACATTGTCTTGCTAAATGTAATGTGTCTTTACGACACTCttaaaataaatgaaaataatttgcATGTAAAGCAATCTCTGCGCCTCTGTCAGGCCAAAAGTCTACAAGGCTGCTACAAGTACAAGGTTCAAGTTACTATTCCCTAGCATAGATTAAAGCAATGGTCTGAAAACACTATGAATATCATGTAAGTAGAATCACCAGGCAGCTTTTGAGCTTAATGTAATGGAGCTTTCACTCAAAACCATTCTGATATATGCACTGTCCACAGCATACGAAAGATACACGGTGGAAACAAAATCTAGCAGTCATTGATCACTCACCAGCATATTTACAAGATGATTATCATTCTAGAAACACAAAGAGTAGAATATTAAAACTGATAATTTGAATACCAAACATCAGAAGCAGTGCAATAAGGCAACCGCATACACGATAAGTTGCCCCAAGTCTCAATTTCTTAATTGCAGTATTAATTGGACCAAAAACACACCTAAGGAATACATCCAAGCACCAGTGAATGCATGTCCTAATTGCGGTTGAACATCCCAAGGAGTATGCTACAAGCAACCTTTTCATCAATACCTACTACCTAATAGCAAGCACCAACAGTGATTAATTTGATAAAAACATTGCTAATCTCTTTACACTATTGTTGGTTGCCCCTCCAGAAAATCAGTTGAAGCTCTGCCACTGAGAGATAATGCTAATCTCTTAGGAGAGGCGATAATGCAGTAACAGTAACCTGGTACACAAGACACGTTAACCGAGCTCGGAGGCCACATAAACGTAGTATTTTCCAAGGTAATACAACTGACACGCTTTAGCAGTCCGCAACAAACAACAGGCAAGAAAACTCTGATTTCAGTGAACATGAACATTTTAGGCAGCGAGATAAAGGGCATGACCATTAACGAATCCATGGCAACATAGCACACCAAACCAACATGAGGGCACGATAGACGAGAGACTATTGCTTGACGTAGGAATATATAGGATCCCTAGTCCCTACCTGCTGGCTGCTTCAATCTGTCTCCACATCTACCCAACGAAACTGTACCAAACAAAGAGAGGCATGGAGCGAGGGTTAGGGTAAGGAACGCGGGCGGACCTGAGAGCGTTGGATTCCAGCGGCGAGGGCTCTCCTGGGGAAGGCAGCGGCGAGGGCTCTCCTGGGGAAGGTAGCGGCGGCGACCGTGCTTGTCGGGGAtgcccacggcggcggcggcggccggccatGGGTGACCTGTGACCTGCGTGTCTCTGTGCGTGTTGCACGAGTCGGCACGGAGGGAGGAGACCGACGAAGTGGCGGAGCGGCTGTTCTGCTAATGGACCGAACCTTGGGATTTGTTGGGCTGATTTAGCCCATGGGTTTCGGGAGTACGAGTTTGTTGTGTTGAGGGGACTCAATTGGCTGGGCCCAACACAGGCACGTTGCAGAGGCAACAGGTGAGGCCCATTAACATCAGGCCGAAATGGAAAGCGAAGAAGGCAGGAGACGGGAGTGCCGTTCTGCAGTTGCATAAACGAAATCAATGTATAACTGATAATGTTGTTTAGAATTAGGAAAAGATTTGGTCAAACCTTAAATAAAAGATTAAAAAAATCAATGACTTTTTTTGCGAGACAACAAACATTGTTGTAACTAGATATGATGTTCTATATATTGTTCAGTATTTGAGTGTACATGTAGTTCCACTGTTTGGATAAGGGCTCGTTCAAAGTTTTCAGGATGCAGCAGAAATAAATCCGACTTCCGAACTAGTATCAGTGTATCACAGGAGTACATAATTGTCATTGAATCAGCATCAACTAGAAAGACAAGtattaagaaaaaaaaatacagaTTACCGGCTAGTAACAATTAGTAAGTAATAACCAATGGCTAGTAGTAAAAGTAAGGCCGATAAAAAAAAATGCCCAAGTACATCTATAGTTCTGAAACACTAGAGTAGCATCACATATCTTCAACACAAACCATAAAATCATAATGAGTTGGGAAACCGAATTCATTTGATAACTAATATAAATAAAGCCGTACAAACATCTCAGTCGCCTTCCAGTATTAATTGAAACCAAATAATAACAGAGGATACACAGCTAGTGAAAGAGAGGAAACACTCGGCCTCATTTCCGTGGCAGTAAAAACCTGAATGGCCAGTCACTCCATAGAAGCAAACTAGAATGCGTAACATGAACTGATCAAACATCTTCATGCAGATCACGGacggaacaaaaaaaaaaacagatgagACTGCTCAATTCCCTTCAAACAAACATCTCAAGCtatcaataatatacaaatacaaATTAGGTACTAGCTAAGTCCTtgcaaatatatatatttttttatcacTACTACAGGTTGATTTATCACTGTCCCCACTTTCACTGtcgtagcgatagaagcgacggtgTGATACTTACCGTCGATTGGAAGGATAGCGAGGCCTCCTAGTACTGAAACCAGCAGTTCAGACTTCTACCACCGACGAGTTAACGatagatgcggcagtggtattggggttgcatttCCTCCGTCGCATGAAAAGCCGGGCCGACTGGGATACGCATTTTGCCCGCCGGCCCTAAAGTAGCGTTTGGTCAATCGATggtaaattcagcgtgagtgttgATTTGTCTCAACTTCCAAGGCcgtcaaatcaccattacttccgcCGCTTGAAGCCTAAGAGCCGCGTACCCACCTCTACATATACTTCAGGCTCGGTGCCCTCTGAAACaacccctcttcttcatccatcatccccttctctttCAATCTAAAAAAGAAAATGTCGGACAaccccatcaagtttccaagcagCTCGTCGTCCAGCGAGGACAAATTGCCTTCCCACCACTCCTCCGAGGAGAACATTTCCCCCGATGACGGGATGTCTGCTTATAGTCCTCCGTGGAGCTCCGAGAAGGACccggaggaggaggacaaggaggacgaggacaaggacgacacTGACGCCAACGCCGAAGACGATGACTCCGACGACTCCAACTCCGACTTCGCCTCGCCTCTTCCCAAGCGAGCGAggattaagtagtttatagttaatataagtagttttaatagtttaggttagttattatgctttCGGACGAGTACAATTATATACTTGtccaaattgtatctatatgttTGATATATATAATCAATCAATGAAAAAATTCTATTCGCGCATATTTGATCTCTTCAATGCCACCTTTTTTTATATGCaatgcaaagcaagttctttccaatactacttcCAAATGCCAGTGCATGGATTTGATCTCTCGACGAATgctttttaatttttttgtaTATTTGTGAATGAAAAGGGAAAAACTATCATGTATGGTTGCGGTTGTTTCCAAGAGAATCTAAAAGCAGTTTAACCGCTGATAATCGCCGTATTATAGGGTTGGATTAGAGTGGCAATGGTCGGCTTAATACGGACACTGTTTAACTTATCCTGTGCCATCCGTTCTCGTTGCCGATCGATCTGACCGTCTGTTTGGCAACAAACCTAGAAGCGCCTGGCCCATTCCCAACTCCCCTCGGGTCTTGTCGGTGCCTTGGCGGTGATTTGACCAATAAAAAACCCCAATACGAATTAGTTATCCCCACCcgttgttgcttcatcttcattctccccacctgttgcttcatcttcattttgacccGTCGCCTGTACTTGCCCTGCCtcgagcaccttgcattgtcGTCGTGGACAATGCcccatgaaggttagatggattcggtcaccccctgtttgcatttggttccaattggttttaGGTTTGGTAttagttttgttcatattaggaatttcttcattgcaacaGATGTCTTACTTCGGAAGAAGCCATTTCAATGTGAGCAACCTTGCGTTTTGGCGGCTAGGGGTGGCACTAGGACCccagatgatgttgtttgctactcGGGGACGGAGCATTCACCCGGACCGACTATTGATTGTTGAAGCCGCTGTTCGTCACCTTCTCGGaccataaaatttgacaacaatcgttcaagaccctgtttgtggagagatttttgtgctttgcaggACTGGACAGGAAatagacatactttatagatacaatgtgtctGTGGACGAAGATGCTGTCATCTTCGCTATAgttcactacctctggcttttgagaccgcatcaaccaattgagtaccttagcaactgcctacccatccaacattaagtcttagaatttgtgaaacttttatgttaatgaagtttatatgtattgatgaaacctctggattagtatgtatgagtactgcataatcgttgaactattacttcggttgaattgttaattgaatcagttggtcttgattgtggtccacgTGTACACCTTTGTGTAAGCACAGAGGATCCAAAATAGGCCTTCTTCTATAGGAGAATAGTACCCTGAACCGTCGGTGACACATCATTTCATCTTGGTGGGAGTGCGAGGGTTTTGAAGGACGTTTTGGTTCCTTGGCGGGAGACAAAAGCGTAGACAAAAGACCTAGGCCGacctcttcactcagagtgtgcaacactttgaaccctgaCTGCTCCATGGCTGCATCAAGCTCTAACTCCTCCTAGTGGTCGGCACCATCCTAGGGCACTGTCGTGAGAAAAACACCGGCTTCCAGTGGAGGAGGCTACAATGGGAGGGGGCCGCCCATCCCATGCTGTGTCGAGAACCACCCCTACGCATACCAGCCACCACTTTTATGTCGCTGCAGCTTGAAGACGCCTAAGTGGATTTCGTGGAGTGATGAAAACCTAGGACGTCAGTACCACAGATGCTgcagggcaaataatgtaactcgaTTTCTTTTTTGTTCATTCTGTTTTCACAATGCAAATGCTGAAATCCTactgtacttatggtaatttggttttttcgTAGCCAGACTTAGATTGCGGGTTCTTTAAGTGGCACGATCCCACATATGGAAAATTTCTAAGGACTTTGATTTTGAATTTAcgtaacaagatttgggagctaaaggcggaggccaatgttacaacaaatgaagaatatctgcaggaggaggaagagattatgccacagattaaagaaatggccagggttccaatgaagatgatggaagattttGTACTTTTAagaaagaaatgtgcttcctGTTCTAGTCTtacctattttgtacttaccttagttcttggt
Above is a genomic segment from Miscanthus floridulus cultivar M001 chromosome 3, ASM1932011v1, whole genome shotgun sequence containing:
- the LOC136545354 gene encoding uncharacterized protein isoform X5, with amino-acid sequence MAGRRRRRGHPRQARSPPLPSPGEPSPLPSPGEPSPLESNALREVAVAESSSKKTCHALSSTRSFAPSPDVWADLLDSLLLQIIVLVSSFHDLLAFIGTCRSWRAVLSSLPPLFTFNIPPLHLRPDDYDSHPHCRYIKHSLLSNISWQLVDPAKQTSSLSCSAPQNLQVHMQYLGCSYGYLIFSNMEQCLLVNVYSGATVRPPKLKFTDNRNVYYGALVAPINLSNSRLLFCSRSSMFQWQVGSDFWSEHPLGVQYIVQIVSFKGEIFAIDSLQRLHRIQLEPQRSMQEVAVVWDADMFLGLWNAPWLVVCGDMLLLVYFSIY
- the LOC136545354 gene encoding F-box protein At2g26160-like isoform X1 → MAGRRRRRGHPRQARSPPLPSPGEPSPLPSPGEPSPLESNALREVAVAESSSKKTCHALSSTRSFAPSPDVWADLLDSLLLQIIVLVSSFHDLLAFIGTCRSWRAVLSSLPPLFTFNIPPLHLRPDDYDSHPHCRYIKHSLLSNISWQLVDPAKQTSSLSCSAPQNLQVHMQYLGCSYGYLIFSNMEQCLLVNVYSGATVRPPKLKFTDNRNVYYGALVAPINLSNSRLLFCSRSSMFQWQVGSDFWSEHPLGVQYIVQIVSFKGEIFAIDSLQRLHRIQLEPQRSMQEVAVVWDADMFLGLWNAPWLVVCGDMLLLVYFSVSIDPFSRLSGTFNVFRLDFQVEPAKWVKVDDLGDNALFVSFDRRNPTFSCLGPEKWGGKRNCIYIANPSADSNERWSVVEVGQVVLDPKLCTNSAEKNLPRAPWRQLQSLWELPSFVYGVGQ
- the LOC136545354 gene encoding uncharacterized protein isoform X2, with the protein product MAGRRRRRGHPRQARSPPLPSPGEPSPLPSPGEPSPLESNALREVAVAESSSKKTCHALSSTRSFAPSPDVWADLLDSLLLQIIVLVSSFHDLLAFIGTCRSWRAVLSSLPPLFTFNIPPLHLRPDDYDSHPHCRYIKHSLLSNISWQLVDPAKQTSSLSCSAPQNLQVHMQYLGCSYGYLIFSNMEQCLLVNVYSGATVRPPKLKFTDNRNVYYGALVAPINLSNSRLLFCSRSSMFQWQVGSDFWSEHPLGVQYIVQIVSFKGLWNAPWLVVCGDMLLLVYFSVSIDPFSRLSGTFNVFRLDFQVEPAKWVKVDDLGDNALFVSFDRRNPTFSCLGPEKWGGKRNCIYIANPSADSNERWSVVEVGQVVLDPKLCTNSAEKNLPRAPWRQLQSLWELPSFVYGVGQ
- the LOC136545354 gene encoding uncharacterized protein isoform X4; amino-acid sequence: MAGRRRRRGHPRQARSPPLPSPGEPSPLPSPGEPSPLESNALREVAVAESSSKKTCHALSSTRSFAPSPDVWADLLDSLLLQIIVLVSSFHDLLAFIGTCRSWRAVLSSLPPLFTFNIPPLHLRPDDYDSHPHCRYIKHSLLSNISWQLVDPAKQTSSLSCSAPQNLQVHMQYLGCSYGYLIFSNMEQCLLVNVYSGATVRPPKLKFTDNRNVYYGALVAPINLSNSRLLFCSRSSMFQWQVGSDFWSEHPLGVQYIVQIVSFKGLWNAPWLVVCGDMLLLVYFSILMNVGVWSKLVRWCLTQSCVLTVQKRIYPVPRGGNCKAFGSFLVLFMVLASDQSMLA
- the LOC136545354 gene encoding uncharacterized protein isoform X3: MAGRRRRRGHPRQARSPPLPSPGEPSPLPSPGEPSPLESNALREVAVAESSSKKTCHALSSTRSFAPSPDVWADLLDSLLLQIIVLVSSFHDLLAFIGTCRSWRAVLSSLPPLFTFNIPPLHLRPDDYDSHPHCRYIKHSLLSNISWQLVDPAKQTSSLSCSAPQNLQVHMQYLGCSYGYLIFSNMEQCLLVNVYSGATVRPPKLKFTDNRNVYYGALVAPINLSNSRLLFCSRSSMFQWQVGSDFWSEHPLGVQYIVQIVSFKGEIFAIDSLQRLHRIQLEPQRSMQEVAVVWDADMFLGLWNAPWLVVCGDMLLLVYFSILMNVGVWSKLVRWCLTQSCVLTVQKRIYPVPRGGNCKAFGSFLVLFMVLASDQSMLA